A section of the Chitinophagales bacterium genome encodes:
- a CDS encoding amino acid ABC transporter substrate-binding protein: MIKTCITILLAAVSACLYAQSERMVEMKPTTQSHNFERRGVSLKEALNQITPTPLNVKKEQTGTLIVAVLLPFKAESSKAILDAVAEMKENRHRAKLLTDEAKTALEFYDGAMLALKKIQNSEHQQLKMELHFFDTWGNDSVINELLKEKAIKNANVIIGPATHEGAKKIAEFCKQNSIVNVQPFSPSKSITTSNPYHVKLAPTLEAHIDNMVRSLADSFMQENIVIYTTSNKSDLQAAQRLDSILRNFDGAGKTRFNITFFNTATAIKSEKKSVVDVLHPTKKNIVVACAFEEPNAQMVIRQLAAAKPQVIVYGMPTWLNSEVLRLDYLNKLNARFTEQFVEDTLDNKKAMEFINLYREINFSFPPKYAWLGYDVINWLYNAAEENDRFPANIQGSFYSGAGYKFQFRIAERTPKTTEKRGIDYYENTFLHLLRIQNYTLLKDW; encoded by the coding sequence ATGATTAAAACCTGTATTACAATACTGCTGGCAGCAGTTAGCGCTTGTTTATATGCGCAATCAGAAAGAATGGTAGAAATGAAACCTACCACTCAATCGCATAATTTTGAACGCAGAGGTGTATCGCTAAAAGAGGCACTTAATCAAATAACGCCAACACCACTCAATGTAAAAAAAGAACAAACCGGCACTTTAATAGTAGCCGTTCTACTTCCTTTTAAAGCAGAAAGCAGCAAGGCAATACTCGATGCCGTTGCAGAAATGAAAGAAAACAGACACCGAGCAAAACTACTTACCGATGAGGCTAAAACAGCTCTAGAATTTTACGATGGCGCAATGCTGGCACTCAAAAAAATACAGAACTCCGAGCACCAACAGTTGAAGATGGAACTTCACTTCTTCGATACTTGGGGAAACGACTCCGTAATAAATGAGCTACTAAAAGAAAAAGCTATTAAAAATGCAAACGTAATTATTGGACCTGCCACCCACGAAGGCGCAAAAAAAATAGCTGAATTTTGTAAGCAAAACAGCATTGTAAACGTACAGCCATTTTCGCCCTCTAAATCTATTACCACCAGCAATCCATATCACGTAAAGTTAGCTCCCACACTAGAAGCGCATATTGATAATATGGTGCGCTCACTTGCCGATTCATTCATGCAAGAAAACATTGTTATTTACACCACCTCCAATAAGAGCGATTTACAAGCAGCCCAGCGCTTAGACTCCATACTTAGAAACTTTGACGGAGCAGGAAAAACCCGCTTCAATATTACATTCTTTAATACCGCAACAGCTATAAAGAGCGAAAAAAAATCGGTAGTAGATGTGCTACACCCTACTAAAAAAAATATAGTGGTGGCTTGCGCGTTTGAAGAGCCAAATGCACAAATGGTAATTAGGCAATTAGCAGCAGCAAAACCACAAGTTATTGTGTATGGAATGCCCACATGGCTCAATTCCGAAGTGCTTCGGTTAGATTATTTAAACAAATTAAATGCCCGCTTTACAGAGCAATTTGTAGAAGATACTTTAGACAATAAAAAGGCAATGGAATTTATTAATTTATACCGCGAAATCAACTTCTCCTTTCCGCCAAAATACGCATGGCTCGGCTACGATGTAATCAATTGGCTATATAATGCAGCTGAGGAAAACGACCGTTTCCCTGCCAATATACAAGGCAGCTTTTATTCCGGAGCAGGATATAAATTCCAATTCCGAATTGCAGAAAGAACACCCAAAACAACTGAAAAACGCGGTATAGATTACTATGAAAACACCTTCTTACACTTATTGCGCATCCAAAACTACACATTACTAAAGGACTGGTAG
- the rplS gene encoding 50S ribosomal protein L19, which yields MNNVIKEVSDLLFGEAKTHPDFKPGDNVTVSYKITEGNKERIQEFRGDVIQIRGIGTTKTFTVRKISNGVGVERVFPLFSPFVEKIEVNKVGRVRRAKLYYQRDRKGKASRIQEKRVVTESAS from the coding sequence ATGAATAATGTTATTAAAGAAGTAAGCGATTTACTTTTTGGCGAAGCAAAAACACATCCAGATTTTAAACCGGGCGACAACGTTACCGTTTCATATAAAATTACAGAGGGTAATAAAGAGCGTATTCAGGAGTTCCGTGGCGATGTAATTCAAATTCGCGGAATTGGCACCACAAAAACTTTTACCGTTCGTAAAATTTCTAATGGCGTAGGTGTAGAAAGAGTATTCCCTCTTTTCTCTCCATTTGTAGAAAAGATTGAAGTAAACAAAGTTGGCCGTGTACGCAGAGCTAAATTGTACTACCAAAGAGATAGAAAAGGTAAAGCATCTCGTATCCAAGAAAAAAGAGTGGTTACAGAATCTGCTTCGTAA
- a CDS encoding phosphopantothenoylcysteine decarboxylase (decarboxylates 4-phosphopantothenoylcysteine to form 4'-phosphopantotheine.), translating into MRLEGKKIILGVSGSIAAYKAAILIRQFIKAGAEVKVIATASALDFITPVTLSTLSKNAVITNVSEDGAWNNHVELGCWANAMVIAPATANTMAKMANGICDNMLLATYLSARCPVFFAPAMDIDMWQHPATQRNVQTLESFGNLLIPVEYGELASGLVGNGRMAEPETIVNMVAEKIG; encoded by the coding sequence ATGCGTTTAGAAGGAAAGAAAATTATCCTTGGCGTGAGTGGTTCCATAGCAGCCTATAAAGCCGCTATTTTAATAAGACAGTTTATTAAAGCCGGAGCAGAGGTAAAAGTAATAGCTACTGCTTCGGCTTTAGATTTTATTACACCTGTTACATTATCTACTCTTAGTAAAAACGCGGTAATTACTAATGTTTCGGAAGATGGGGCATGGAATAATCATGTTGAATTAGGATGTTGGGCAAATGCCATGGTTATAGCTCCGGCAACGGCAAATACCATGGCAAAAATGGCAAATGGTATTTGCGATAATATGTTGCTTGCTACCTATCTTTCGGCACGGTGCCCCGTATTTTTTGCCCCGGCAATGGATATTGATATGTGGCAGCATCCGGCAACACAGCGCAATGTGCAAACATTAGAGTCCTTTGGCAACTTACTTATTCCGGTAGAATATGGCGAATTAGCCAGTGGTTTAGTGGGCAATGGCAGAATGGCGGAGCCTGAAACCATTGTAAATATGGTGGCAGAAAAAATTGGATAA
- a CDS encoding DNA-directed RNA polymerase subunit omega — translation MDKSKKVKLSQLNPYIETQNLASLAERTGNVYKSLYIISRRSNQIGKELKEELHSKLKDFESHDSLEEINENREQIEISRFYERLPHPTIIATTEFVDDAIYYRDNTDEN, via the coding sequence ATGGATAAAAGTAAGAAAGTAAAGTTGTCGCAGCTGAATCCTTACATCGAAACTCAAAATTTGGCTTCGCTTGCCGAAAGAACCGGTAATGTGTACAAATCTTTGTATATTATTTCTCGCAGATCAAACCAAATTGGTAAAGAATTGAAAGAGGAGTTGCATTCTAAATTAAAAGATTTTGAATCGCACGATTCTTTAGAAGAAATAAACGAAAATCGCGAACAGATTGAGATTTCGCGCTTTTATGAGCGTTTACCGCACCCAACCATTATTGCAACCACAGAATTTGTGGACGATGCAATTTACTATCGCGACAATACAGACGAAAACTAA
- the bamD gene encoding outer membrane protein assembly factor BamD has product MFKHFSLSLFFLAFVLLWQSCDTPEQLLKSTDLDYKYKKAMQWYNKKQYYKCIPVFEELMGLYKGSKSTEEIYYYYCLANYKQGDYIISSYHFKNFFDLYPASTHAEECLYLHAKSLDNQSPQYELEQVNTYKAIEGYMLYLNNFYDNHKRIDSCNMAITKLRKKLEKKALSNAELYYKTGHYRAAATTFENLLETFPDIDNSERIYFMIVKSNFKFAENSIPSKKEERYRHVLDSYLAFNRKFSSSKYIAEAEEYEQESHYKLLKGLIEHAQTSNMGERERILSKCIKEADIQREKIKDEKVKAKCNTIKEHAYFLIVKNNFLLAEEQRGAAKNEPLEKTVKSYFIFADQFKKSKYSREAEKMYRIAYKTLEKIKANG; this is encoded by the coding sequence GTGTTTAAACATTTTTCCCTCTCTTTATTTTTCTTAGCATTTGTTTTGCTGTGGCAAAGTTGCGATACTCCCGAACAATTATTAAAGAGTACTGATTTAGATTACAAGTACAAAAAAGCCATGCAGTGGTACAATAAGAAGCAGTACTACAAATGCATTCCCGTGTTTGAAGAGTTAATGGGCTTATATAAAGGCTCAAAATCTACAGAAGAAATATACTATTACTATTGTTTGGCCAACTATAAGCAAGGCGACTACATTATTTCATCGTATCACTTCAAGAACTTTTTCGATCTTTATCCCGCCAGCACACATGCAGAAGAGTGTTTGTATCTTCATGCTAAGAGTTTAGATAATCAATCGCCACAGTACGAGCTGGAGCAGGTAAATACCTATAAGGCCATAGAGGGCTACATGCTGTATCTTAATAATTTTTACGATAACCATAAGCGGATAGACTCTTGCAATATGGCTATTACCAAATTGCGGAAAAAATTAGAGAAAAAAGCACTGAGTAACGCTGAGTTGTATTACAAAACCGGGCACTACCGCGCAGCGGCCACCACATTTGAAAACTTACTTGAAACATTCCCTGATATAGATAATTCAGAGCGTATCTATTTTATGATTGTGAAATCTAATTTCAAATTTGCTGAAAATAGTATTCCGTCTAAAAAGGAAGAGCGCTATAGGCATGTTTTAGACAGTTACTTGGCATTTAATCGCAAATTTTCTTCAAGTAAATATATAGCTGAGGCAGAGGAGTATGAGCAAGAATCGCACTATAAACTGCTGAAAGGCTTAATAGAACATGCACAAACTTCTAATATGGGAGAAAGAGAGCGCATCCTATCTAAATGTATTAAAGAAGCCGACATACAGAGAGAAAAAATTAAGGATGAGAAAGTAAAAGCAAAGTGTAATACCATAAAGGAACATGCTTACTTTTTAATTGTGAAAAACAATTTTTTACTGGCAGAGGAACAGCGGGGTGCAGCAAAAAATGAACCGTTAGAAAAAACTGTGAAAAGTTATTTTATCTTTGCCGACCAATTTAAAAAAAGTAAGTATTCTCGCGAGGCAGAAAAAATGTACCGCATTGCTTACAAAACACTGGAAAAAATAAAAGCTAATGGATAA
- the ytxJ gene encoding bacillithiol system redox-active protein YtxJ → MNWLELNSEVRVDELETLSFEHPIAVFKHSTRCPVSVFAKKAFEKEWQAPESECPVFLLDLLAFRPVSNAVAEKFNVVHQSPQLIVLHKGKVVYTASHENISASDACNAILVAAS, encoded by the coding sequence ATGAATTGGTTAGAACTAAATAGCGAGGTTCGTGTAGATGAGCTGGAAACGCTTTCTTTTGAACATCCGATAGCTGTTTTTAAGCACAGTACTCGGTGTCCGGTAAGTGTTTTTGCTAAAAAGGCTTTTGAAAAAGAATGGCAAGCTCCAGAAAGTGAGTGTCCGGTTTTTTTGTTGGATTTATTGGCTTTTCGCCCTGTATCTAATGCCGTAGCCGAAAAGTTTAATGTGGTGCACCAATCGCCACAACTTATTGTTTTACATAAAGGCAAAGTGGTTTATACGGCATCGCACGAAAATATAAGTGCCAGTGATGCCTGTAATGCCATATTGGTTGCTGCTTCATAA
- a CDS encoding helix-turn-helix domain-containing protein: MLSPTRTPAQIAEHFIHFTSKNIFLTGKAGTGKTTLLKKIIETSHKKTIVAAPTGIAALNAGGVTLHSQFQLPLGGFLPTHGSFIADGAVKFETKATLGRHLQMNGRKRQTIREAELLIIDEVSMLRADLLDAIDFVLQHIRRKNQPFGGLQVLFIGDLLQLPPVIKKEEWKLLQAYYHSPFFFAAQVLQQHPPVYIELDKIYRQQDEKFTAILNRIRYNEIEPYDAEELNRYYIPNFKPKPEDGFITLTTHNRIADEINQRELHNIPSHPSTFHAIIENDFPENIFPCETALVLKKDAQVMFIKNDYSGEGKFFNGKIGTVKSIENDTIIVETDSHAHIEVERHTWQNIRYSVDENSREIKEEVLGSFSQYPLRLAWAITIHKSQGLTFDKAIIDVRNIFASGQTYVALSRLRSLNGLVLSTPFSVRGIANDTSVLHYENSQEEQGNLTQHLLHASMEYLQISVKDSYDFSQLQRDWLMHLASYNKLENLSEKQKHLEWAQEQLESLKSIAQTAEKFSNQLQYIFAQKTIDKPFIIERLQAAKNYFTEPLKKIDAAVFLHKRKMQLAKNTKAYAEELEELDAQLLNKLRQIHKCETIALTILQEQSSIKKEWINSFDTSWRTALANIKIEAPEKPEKKKKEKGETYRVTLAMYQEGKSLETIAHERNLSKSTIESHFVKLIQQGEVPILKIMTYERWIEIKNSIEEYPKLSLTELKNLFEEQFSFGELKMVKASLQTDIDIY; this comes from the coding sequence ATGCTTTCTCCAACGCGCACTCCTGCTCAAATTGCAGAACACTTTATTCATTTTACCTCTAAAAACATTTTTTTAACCGGTAAAGCGGGAACGGGCAAAACCACTTTGCTCAAAAAGATAATAGAAACCTCACATAAAAAAACAATTGTGGCAGCACCCACCGGTATTGCCGCACTCAATGCCGGAGGAGTAACGCTACACTCACAATTTCAGCTACCGTTGGGAGGTTTTCTACCCACACATGGAAGTTTTATTGCCGATGGTGCTGTAAAGTTTGAAACCAAAGCCACTTTAGGTAGGCATTTGCAAATGAATGGACGCAAGCGCCAAACCATACGCGAAGCCGAGTTACTTATTATAGACGAAGTGAGCATGTTGCGTGCCGACCTGCTCGATGCAATTGATTTTGTATTACAACATATACGCAGAAAAAACCAACCTTTTGGTGGCTTACAAGTTTTGTTTATTGGCGACTTGCTTCAGCTTCCTCCGGTAATAAAAAAAGAAGAATGGAAGCTATTGCAAGCATACTACCACAGCCCGTTTTTCTTTGCCGCACAAGTATTACAGCAGCATCCGCCCGTGTATATTGAATTAGATAAAATTTATCGCCAGCAAGATGAAAAATTCACCGCCATACTCAACCGAATACGCTACAACGAAATAGAACCATACGATGCTGAAGAGCTAAACCGCTACTATATTCCCAATTTTAAACCTAAGCCCGAAGATGGTTTTATCACTTTAACCACGCACAACCGCATTGCCGATGAAATAAACCAGCGCGAACTTCACAACATTCCCTCCCACCCTTCTACCTTTCATGCCATTATAGAAAACGATTTTCCCGAAAATATTTTCCCCTGCGAAACTGCGCTTGTACTCAAAAAAGATGCGCAAGTAATGTTTATTAAAAACGACTATTCGGGCGAAGGCAAATTTTTTAATGGCAAAATTGGCACGGTTAAGTCAATTGAAAACGACACCATTATTGTTGAAACCGATTCGCATGCACATATTGAAGTTGAACGCCATACTTGGCAAAACATTCGCTATTCGGTAGATGAAAACTCTCGCGAAATTAAAGAAGAAGTTTTAGGCTCATTTTCGCAATATCCATTGCGCTTGGCTTGGGCAATTACCATACACAAAAGCCAAGGTTTAACATTCGACAAGGCAATTATTGATGTGCGCAACATCTTTGCCTCTGGGCAAACTTATGTAGCGCTATCGCGTTTGCGCAGTTTAAACGGATTAGTTTTATCTACTCCATTTTCTGTACGTGGCATTGCAAACGACACATCGGTATTGCACTACGAAAACTCCCAAGAAGAACAAGGCAACTTAACACAGCACTTGCTCCATGCTTCTATGGAATATCTACAAATTTCTGTAAAAGACAGTTACGATTTTTCGCAACTCCAGCGCGATTGGCTAATGCATCTTGCATCTTACAACAAACTCGAAAACCTTTCTGAAAAACAAAAGCACTTAGAATGGGCACAAGAACAATTAGAAAGCCTAAAAAGTATTGCCCAAACTGCCGAAAAGTTTTCTAATCAACTTCAATACATTTTTGCACAGAAAACAATAGATAAGCCTTTTATTATTGAAAGATTACAGGCTGCCAAAAACTATTTTACCGAACCTTTAAAGAAAATTGATGCGGCAGTTTTCCTGCATAAACGCAAAATGCAATTGGCAAAAAACACCAAAGCCTACGCAGAAGAATTAGAAGAATTAGATGCCCAACTTTTAAACAAACTAAGGCAAATTCATAAATGCGAAACCATTGCACTCACTATACTACAAGAACAGTCTTCCATAAAAAAAGAGTGGATAAACAGTTTCGATACTTCGTGGCGAACAGCCCTAGCAAACATTAAAATTGAAGCACCCGAAAAGCCCGAAAAGAAGAAAAAGGAAAAAGGCGAAACCTACCGTGTTACACTGGCAATGTACCAAGAAGGAAAAAGCCTAGAAACCATTGCACACGAAAGAAACCTAAGCAAAAGCACTATTGAATCGCACTTTGTAAAACTAATCCAACAAGGAGAAGTACCCATACTTAAAATAATGACCTACGAACGTTGGATCGAAATAAAAAATAGTATAGAAGAATACCCAAAACTATCGCTCACAGAACTAAAAAACCTTTTTGAAGAGCAGTTCTCTTTCGGAGAATTAAAAATGGTAAAAGCAAGCCTGCAAACCGACATTGATATATATTAG
- a CDS encoding T9SS type A sorting domain-containing protein, which yields MRNRIHAFFMLVVFMAVVQQLTAQWSVLGTKAFSSGKAYAQVILKKSPAGVLYVAFHDSTAGGSCAIQVMKFTAGQWTQVGSIPFGNTTPGRIAFTIDNSETPWIFYSAPVDGKGVVRKFTGNRWVFVGDSIFGISESNAHWPCIAVMNTGTPIVAYADFNNNLKATVKYFNGTDWVLLGNTVASSTFISTWLSLVVDQNDQPFLALKEGSPSNVVRVKTLSNNNWIYAGSQTFSTSNPSYYSLHLSSNNKIFLCYGDQTGGSDPKIYRFDNPGWTRIGDYFDGANMCFYPSLATDANEVPHIVVQDNNTFDHRASVFFFDGVNWIPAGDTGISDRWVGWNGDFAASSLTIAIDNTGTPVIAYADNANGRKVTAMRYQGCVGCVWPGDADNNGVVDNFDLLPISVGYGKQGAARPTASIQWQAQAAPNWNASYQNLVNYKFSDTNGNGIIDNTDVDAINQNWSLTHNKTDGNEASRNAPFIYCKILNDTIYPSDTITIEVWTGDSLKTIPDAYVFAADIQLDPAVVSPSSLQVSFEENWLDTLSKLVTLSKVDSSSAKVYLGIGKTTSFPSSGFGKIATITAVAVDSIHITSHTDGLAIITKNRQADNMGNTIILNPKSDSVFIIGNPVLSVNKNLTDNKVLIVPNPASGSIHISGIAQGTPIIIANLLGEVVYSAKAKSETEIIPINNLPSGMYFLNKQKFIKE from the coding sequence ATGAGAAACAGAATACATGCATTTTTTATGTTGGTTGTATTCATGGCAGTTGTGCAGCAGCTAACAGCCCAATGGTCGGTATTGGGTACAAAAGCGTTCAGCTCTGGCAAAGCGTATGCACAAGTTATACTCAAAAAAAGCCCTGCCGGAGTATTATATGTTGCTTTCCACGATAGCACGGCAGGAGGTTCTTGCGCTATACAGGTAATGAAATTTACAGCAGGTCAATGGACACAGGTAGGAAGCATACCTTTTGGCAACACCACTCCCGGAAGGATAGCATTTACTATAGATAATTCCGAAACTCCCTGGATTTTCTATTCTGCACCTGTCGATGGAAAAGGTGTGGTACGCAAGTTCACTGGCAACAGGTGGGTATTTGTTGGCGATTCTATTTTTGGAATAAGCGAAAGCAATGCACACTGGCCCTGCATAGCTGTTATGAATACAGGAACACCAATTGTTGCTTATGCCGATTTTAATAACAACCTGAAAGCTACCGTTAAGTATTTTAATGGTACCGATTGGGTGCTGTTAGGCAATACTGTGGCCTCCTCCACCTTTATATCTACTTGGCTCTCGCTGGTTGTTGATCAAAATGATCAACCTTTTCTTGCGCTCAAAGAAGGTTCGCCAAGTAATGTTGTGCGGGTAAAAACGCTCAGTAATAATAACTGGATTTATGCCGGCTCTCAAACTTTTTCCACTTCTAATCCCAGCTATTACTCGCTTCACCTTAGTTCCAACAACAAAATTTTTTTATGCTACGGAGATCAAACAGGAGGATCCGATCCTAAAATATATCGCTTTGATAATCCAGGCTGGACAAGAATAGGCGATTACTTTGACGGGGCTAATATGTGTTTCTATCCATCGTTGGCAACAGATGCTAATGAAGTTCCCCATATTGTCGTTCAGGATAATAATACTTTCGACCACCGCGCTTCGGTTTTTTTCTTTGATGGCGTAAATTGGATTCCGGCAGGCGATACAGGTATTTCTGACAGATGGGTAGGCTGGAATGGAGATTTTGCTGCTTCATCTCTCACAATAGCAATAGATAATACAGGTACACCGGTTATTGCCTATGCCGATAATGCCAACGGGCGTAAAGTTACCGCCATGCGGTATCAAGGTTGTGTAGGTTGTGTTTGGCCCGGAGATGCCGACAACAATGGTGTTGTAGATAATTTCGACCTGCTGCCTATAAGCGTAGGCTATGGAAAGCAAGGCGCGGCAAGACCCACAGCCTCTATACAGTGGCAAGCACAGGCAGCCCCAAACTGGAACGCATCTTATCAAAATCTGGTCAATTACAAATTTAGCGATACCAACGGCAACGGGATTATTGACAATACCGATGTGGACGCAATCAATCAAAACTGGAGTTTAACACACAATAAAACCGATGGTAATGAAGCTTCAAGAAACGCTCCGTTCATCTATTGCAAAATTCTGAACGATACCATCTACCCCTCCGATACCATCACCATTGAGGTATGGACGGGCGACAGCCTGAAAACCATACCGGACGCTTATGTCTTTGCTGCTGACATTCAGTTAGACCCTGCCGTTGTTAGTCCCAGCTCTTTACAAGTCAGTTTTGAAGAAAATTGGTTAGACACGCTTTCAAAGCTTGTTACATTGTCTAAAGTTGATAGCAGCTCCGCAAAAGTTTACTTGGGCATTGGCAAAACAACTTCGTTTCCTAGTTCTGGCTTTGGGAAAATTGCCACCATAACTGCTGTTGCAGTAGACAGCATCCATATCACGAGCCATACTGACGGGTTGGCAATCATTACAAAAAACAGGCAGGCAGATAATATGGGAAACACCATTATCCTCAATCCAAAAAGCGACAGTGTTTTTATTATAGGTAATCCGGTGTTATCTGTAAATAAAAATCTTACAGATAATAAAGTATTGATTGTTCCCAATCCCGCCTCCGGCAGTATTCACATCTCCGGTATTGCACAAGGTACGCCAATAATCATTGCCAACCTTTTGGGCGAAGTGGTGTACTCTGCCAAAGCAAAATCAGAAACGGAAATTATACCCATAAATAATTTGCCATCAGGCATGTATTTCCTGAACAAACAGAAATTTATTAAAGAATAA
- a CDS encoding DUF1573 domain-containing protein, with translation MRLTNLFLFIISVCLCIQTYIQVKQFSQPNAITTSATPPPAEGVAPINSIPDLPPTAVQFSKTTHDFGIIKDDKKQYTTFEFTNSGKEPLMILGAEGSCGCTVPTWPKEPIAPGESGKIEVAFDPNGKSGEQSKIVTITANTEPKTTILTVKATIVKSN, from the coding sequence ATGCGTTTAACCAATTTATTTCTTTTCATTATTTCTGTTTGCCTTTGTATTCAAACATACATTCAGGTAAAGCAATTTTCACAGCCCAATGCAATTACAACAAGTGCAACACCCCCACCGGCAGAGGGCGTTGCACCCATCAACTCTATACCCGACTTACCGCCCACAGCCGTTCAGTTTAGCAAAACCACACACGACTTTGGTATAATAAAAGACGATAAAAAGCAATACACCACGTTTGAGTTTACCAACTCAGGCAAAGAGCCGTTGATGATACTTGGCGCAGAAGGCAGTTGCGGCTGCACCGTACCCACCTGGCCCAAAGAACCTATCGCCCCGGGCGAGTCGGGTAAAATTGAAGTGGCTTTTGACCCCAACGGCAAAAGTGGTGAGCAGAGCAAAATTGTAACCATCACTGCCAATACAGAACCCAAAACCACCATACTCACTGTAAAGGCAACTATTGTAAAGAGCAATTAA
- a CDS encoding TlpA family protein disulfide reductase has protein sequence MKTISISLLFLCIALGTKAQNTSLSGSIIAPTGDSVFLYYDYQKGEDYVSDKLGAVKLSKNGSFEMKFNLDTAKSLRFFDGQEVTFIFMVPGDELKLTLHTSYFDETLSFSGKGAERNNTLAGFVLADELDWQPIYANMKNGDTAKLFADIDTITNRMVATITDYTKVYPEMADLLNQRKEGKLKQAEQQKKRIREAMEFKVLVVDMVGKPLVDIVGTGLNGEKVSLAQFRGKTTVIDFWATWCGPCKAEIPHWTKLEQQYGNQVNFVSVSVWDNLETWKVMAKELKQTHPMFIDKEGIKQLKPYMIKSIPRYMVIDKDLKIVTIDAPRPSSNELQKLF, from the coding sequence ATGAAAACTATTTCTATTTCACTTTTATTTCTCTGCATCGCCCTTGGCACCAAAGCTCAAAACACTTCGTTGTCAGGTAGCATTATTGCCCCGACAGGCGACAGCGTTTTTCTTTATTATGACTACCAAAAAGGTGAAGATTACGTTAGCGACAAACTTGGGGCTGTCAAACTGAGCAAGAATGGCAGTTTTGAAATGAAATTCAATCTTGACACGGCAAAGTCATTAAGATTTTTTGATGGACAGGAGGTTACTTTCATTTTTATGGTACCCGGAGACGAGCTAAAACTAACTCTCCATACATCCTATTTTGACGAGACGTTAAGTTTTTCAGGAAAAGGAGCTGAACGCAACAACACATTAGCAGGTTTCGTTCTTGCCGATGAGTTGGACTGGCAACCGATATATGCTAATATGAAAAATGGCGATACCGCGAAGCTATTTGCAGATATCGATACAATAACCAACAGAATGGTTGCTACAATAACTGATTACACTAAAGTCTATCCAGAAATGGCTGACCTACTAAATCAAAGGAAAGAGGGTAAGTTGAAGCAAGCAGAACAACAAAAAAAGCGAATACGCGAAGCAATGGAGTTCAAAGTGTTAGTAGTTGACATGGTTGGAAAGCCACTGGTGGATATTGTCGGCACGGGACTTAATGGCGAAAAAGTAAGTCTGGCACAGTTTAGAGGCAAGACCACCGTAATAGATTTCTGGGCAACATGGTGCGGACCCTGCAAAGCTGAAATACCTCATTGGACAAAACTGGAGCAGCAGTATGGCAATCAAGTAAACTTTGTGAGTGTTAGTGTTTGGGACAATTTGGAGACATGGAAGGTAATGGCAAAGGAACTGAAACAGACTCACCCTATGTTTATTGACAAAGAGGGAATAAAACAACTTAAACCCTACATGATTAAGTCCATACCACGATACATGGTTATTGATAAGGACCTGAAAATAGTTACTATCGATGCACCCCGTCCATCTTCAAATGAACTTCAGAAACTATTTTGA